A genomic region of Kribbella sp. NBC_00382 contains the following coding sequences:
- a CDS encoding FAD-dependent oxidoreductase — translation MPQTRRQFLQQVGITGGAGVLYSTMGALGLTTAAETPAFAAPTRTDLNGRGKKHIVILGAGISGLTSAYELGKAGYKVTLLEARQRPGGRNWTVRGGTEEKDLHGNTQRAKFSKGQYMNAGPGRIPQHHVTLDYCRELGVAVEPFVNQNADAYLYREGTTSLSNKAIRHRTAKADVYGYVSELLAKATDQGALDGLLTATDKEALIGFLGSFGAIGNKAAGFAYTGTDGRRGYEVEPGAGLEGGRTAAPYGLSDVLASGVGNYFSFEFGWDQAMMMFQPVGGMDRIPYAFERAIGREKFVYGAKVLGLRNTSAGVSVIYSSGGKPRELKADYAICALPPHIAATVPSNLPAEIITALQYARPTNAGKIGIEYGRRWWELDHRIYGGITNSNLDLVNMWYPSTGFHGERGTMIGYYNTGANATAYGALSPAARLERAIAQGIKIHGDGYGKDVKASFSVDWAGTEYSRGSWVGWPSQTDGVYAKLLEPTGNIYFAGDHLSHTIAWQHGAMVSARATVTALHSKVMSR, via the coding sequence ATGCCCCAAACCCGACGGCAGTTCCTGCAACAGGTCGGTATCACCGGTGGCGCCGGTGTCTTGTACTCGACGATGGGCGCGCTCGGCCTGACCACCGCCGCGGAGACCCCGGCCTTCGCGGCGCCGACGCGCACTGACCTGAACGGACGCGGCAAGAAGCACATCGTCATCCTCGGCGCCGGGATCTCCGGGCTGACCTCGGCGTACGAACTCGGCAAGGCCGGCTACAAGGTGACGCTGCTGGAGGCCCGCCAGCGGCCGGGTGGGCGGAACTGGACGGTCCGCGGCGGCACCGAGGAGAAGGACCTGCACGGCAACACGCAACGGGCCAAGTTCTCCAAGGGGCAGTACATGAACGCCGGGCCCGGCCGGATCCCGCAGCATCACGTAACGCTGGACTACTGTCGCGAACTCGGCGTCGCGGTCGAGCCGTTCGTGAACCAGAACGCCGACGCCTACCTCTATCGCGAAGGCACCACTTCTCTTTCGAACAAGGCGATCCGGCATCGGACCGCGAAGGCCGACGTCTACGGGTACGTCTCCGAGTTGCTCGCCAAGGCGACCGACCAGGGTGCGCTCGACGGCCTGTTGACGGCGACCGACAAGGAGGCGCTGATCGGTTTCCTCGGCAGTTTTGGTGCCATTGGCAACAAAGCGGCCGGGTTCGCCTACACGGGCACCGATGGGCGGCGGGGGTACGAGGTCGAACCTGGCGCCGGGTTGGAGGGTGGGCGTACCGCAGCGCCGTACGGGCTGAGCGATGTGCTCGCGAGCGGGGTCGGCAACTACTTCTCGTTCGAGTTCGGCTGGGACCAGGCGATGATGATGTTCCAGCCGGTCGGCGGGATGGACCGGATCCCGTACGCGTTCGAGCGGGCGATCGGCCGGGAGAAGTTCGTGTACGGCGCCAAGGTGCTCGGGTTGCGCAACACGTCGGCCGGCGTCTCGGTGATCTACAGCAGCGGCGGCAAGCCACGGGAACTCAAGGCGGACTATGCGATCTGCGCGTTGCCGCCGCACATCGCGGCGACCGTGCCGTCGAACCTGCCGGCCGAGATCATCACCGCGCTGCAGTACGCGAGGCCGACCAACGCGGGCAAGATCGGGATCGAGTACGGGCGACGCTGGTGGGAGCTCGACCACCGGATCTACGGCGGGATCACGAACAGCAACCTCGACCTGGTGAACATGTGGTACCCGTCGACCGGCTTCCACGGCGAGCGCGGAACGATGATCGGCTACTACAACACGGGCGCCAACGCCACGGCGTACGGTGCGCTCAGCCCGGCCGCTCGGCTCGAGCGAGCCATTGCCCAGGGCATCAAAATTCACGGTGACGGCTACGGCAAGGACGTGAAGGCGTCGTTCTCGGTGGACTGGGCGGGTACGGAGTACTCGCGCGGTTCGTGGGTCGGCTGGCCGTCGCAGACCGACGGCGTCTACGCGAAGCTGCTCGAACCGACCGGCAACATCTACTTCGCCGGCGACCACCTCAGCCACACCATCGCCTGGCAGCACGGCGCGATGGTCTCCGCCCGGGCCACCGTGACCGCCCTGCACAGCAAGGTGATGAGCCGATGA